One part of the Pirellulaceae bacterium genome encodes these proteins:
- a CDS encoding DUF1553 domain-containing protein, with the protein MSPRTMPPWKYRRRMFRLNRLTLGCLIVCSSAPWLMADSSQEINRAARSLLSNRCYACHGPDAGQRQAGFRLDDRQSYLSPADSGQPPVVPGEAAASPLWQRITSQDSDQRMPPPEHGAALSQTEQEIVAAWIGQGAPLAQHWSFVPPQRPAVPSHPQPQMVDESWNHPIDRFILAQQLARGLQPSPQATRPELLRRVSLDLVGLPPTPAEVAEFVKDTSAQAYQRQVDRLLASPAFGEHWARKWLDLARYADSAGYADDPPRTIWAYRDWVVKAINANLTIDEFTRLQLAGDLLAESGQDQLLATAFHRNTLTNNEGGTNDEEFRNVAIVDRVNTTMAVWMGVTISCAQCHSHKYDPFSQEEYFKLLAIFNQTQDADRSDESPILELYSDEQLQQISAWQARIAQIEQHIENAEGLDEQLQRWEATLRQPEWQTLKPIKYQSSRQNDAVFSDSGTIRVQPLAGFVREETQQVELQLSQTADPICAIAVQTLPDPALPQAGAGLGEGNFVLSGVKAEIVPAEGALPLVRFVRIQLPGEQRILSLAEVQVLVGEDNVALGGSASQSSTSYDGAAGRAIDGNTTGEYFAALSTTHTNTEDAPWWEVQLAQPAAVDKIVVWNRTDSGLQSRLQAAQVLCLDDQRQEVFRHALQEAPQQQVAIAVGYSVPITFTAAYAAYAPPGFPAAAVLDNDSKSGWSVPGQVDRQHLLALIPDRPLKIQRPSVLRLTLEHQSGYQDHILGSYAILASHSQAARDWAALGETIGQIHATPPEQRSGEQQQKLRSFFAQNFAEATRALRDERAKLHSDLSAIKPATSVPVMRELDSGVRRRTFVQLRGDYRALAGEVQPGTPAVFHPLPAAGESNQVTRLDLANWLMDRRNPLTARVWTNRMWESLFGLGLVRTSEEFGAQGDLPSHPELLDWLACELMALNWDFKAMLRMMVTSQTYCQTSMVSTELLERDRDNVWLARGPRVRLSAEMIRDSVLLSSGLLSQRMYGPPVQPPQPDMGLRAAFGSATDWSASTGEDRYRRGLYTKWRRSSPYPSMATFDAPSREVCVLRRDNTNTPLQALVTLNDPAFVEAAQALARRVVLEEVPHSQTQAGTQTLDAQRLMAAFEYCTARQPSDAELQVLLELLHEARQHLLSNDTQALALATDPLGPLPEQASPVELAAWTSVCNVLMNLDEVLMKR; encoded by the coding sequence ATGTCTCCCCGCACTATGCCCCCTTGGAAGTATCGCCGGCGCATGTTTCGACTGAACCGCTTGACTCTAGGCTGCTTGATTGTGTGCTCTTCAGCACCGTGGCTGATGGCTGACTCCAGTCAGGAGATTAATCGCGCAGCCAGATCGCTGTTGTCCAATCGCTGTTACGCCTGCCATGGCCCGGATGCTGGACAGCGCCAAGCGGGTTTTAGACTGGATGATCGCCAGTCCTATCTATCTCCAGCAGACTCTGGACAGCCACCGGTGGTTCCAGGAGAGGCGGCGGCAAGTCCACTATGGCAACGAATCACCAGCCAAGATTCTGACCAGCGCATGCCGCCGCCCGAACATGGGGCCGCATTAAGCCAGACCGAACAAGAAATAGTTGCCGCTTGGATAGGCCAAGGTGCCCCCTTGGCCCAGCACTGGTCGTTCGTCCCACCGCAGCGTCCGGCTGTGCCGAGTCATCCTCAGCCACAGATGGTCGATGAATCTTGGAATCATCCCATCGATCGATTCATCCTAGCTCAGCAGTTGGCTCGCGGCCTGCAGCCATCGCCGCAAGCCACGCGTCCTGAACTTTTGCGGCGTGTAAGCTTAGACCTTGTGGGACTCCCCCCCACGCCGGCGGAAGTGGCTGAGTTTGTCAAAGATACTTCAGCGCAGGCCTACCAGCGGCAAGTCGATCGGCTGCTGGCCTCACCGGCATTTGGTGAGCATTGGGCGCGCAAGTGGTTGGACCTGGCCCGCTATGCTGACTCGGCGGGCTATGCAGATGACCCGCCGCGAACCATCTGGGCCTATCGCGACTGGGTGGTCAAAGCGATCAACGCCAACTTGACAATCGACGAGTTTACCAGGCTTCAGTTGGCCGGCGATCTGCTGGCCGAATCCGGCCAAGACCAACTGTTGGCCACAGCCTTTCATCGCAATACGCTGACGAACAACGAAGGTGGCACCAACGACGAAGAGTTTCGCAATGTGGCGATTGTCGATCGAGTCAACACGACCATGGCGGTGTGGATGGGCGTGACCATCAGTTGCGCGCAGTGCCATTCCCACAAGTACGATCCGTTTTCGCAAGAAGAGTACTTCAAGTTACTGGCCATCTTCAATCAAACTCAGGACGCTGACCGCAGCGACGAAAGTCCCATCCTTGAATTGTATTCCGACGAACAACTCCAGCAGATTTCTGCCTGGCAGGCCCGCATAGCACAAATCGAACAACACATTGAAAACGCTGAGGGTTTGGATGAACAACTGCAGCGCTGGGAAGCCACACTCAGGCAACCTGAGTGGCAGACGCTAAAACCTATTAAGTATCAATCTAGTCGGCAGAACGACGCCGTGTTTTCTGATAGCGGTACGATTCGTGTTCAACCGTTGGCCGGTTTTGTCCGTGAAGAGACTCAGCAGGTCGAACTTCAGTTGTCGCAAACTGCCGACCCAATTTGTGCCATCGCCGTGCAGACGCTGCCCGACCCCGCACTTCCCCAAGCTGGCGCTGGGCTGGGGGAAGGTAATTTCGTGCTCAGTGGAGTGAAGGCCGAGATTGTGCCGGCCGAGGGTGCACTGCCGTTGGTGCGATTCGTTCGCATTCAACTGCCCGGCGAGCAGCGGATTTTGTCGCTGGCTGAAGTGCAAGTGCTCGTGGGCGAAGACAATGTTGCACTGGGTGGCAGCGCAAGTCAAAGCAGCACAAGTTATGACGGCGCTGCGGGACGAGCTATCGATGGAAATACCACAGGCGAATACTTCGCTGCCCTGTCCACAACACATACGAACACCGAAGACGCCCCGTGGTGGGAAGTCCAGTTAGCACAGCCTGCCGCCGTAGACAAGATTGTGGTGTGGAATCGCACAGACAGTGGCCTGCAGAGCCGTCTACAGGCCGCTCAAGTTTTGTGCTTGGACGATCAGCGGCAAGAAGTCTTTCGACATGCCCTCCAAGAGGCACCTCAACAGCAGGTGGCCATCGCAGTAGGGTACTCTGTACCCATTACATTTACCGCCGCCTATGCTGCCTATGCACCGCCAGGGTTTCCCGCCGCAGCGGTTCTCGATAACGATTCTAAGTCGGGTTGGTCGGTTCCCGGGCAAGTCGACCGACAGCATCTGCTGGCGCTGATCCCCGATCGACCTTTGAAAATTCAACGTCCCTCGGTGTTGCGTTTGACACTAGAACATCAGTCCGGCTATCAAGATCACATCCTGGGTAGTTACGCAATACTGGCCAGCCATTCGCAAGCGGCACGCGATTGGGCGGCGCTGGGCGAGACGATCGGGCAAATTCATGCCACGCCTCCTGAGCAGCGTTCTGGCGAGCAACAACAGAAACTGCGATCATTCTTTGCTCAGAATTTTGCTGAAGCTACACGAGCCCTGCGCGACGAGCGCGCTAAGCTGCACAGCGACTTGTCTGCGATCAAGCCCGCTACCAGCGTGCCGGTCATGCGCGAGCTGGATAGCGGCGTTCGCCGTCGCACGTTTGTTCAGTTGCGCGGCGACTATCGTGCGCTGGCCGGTGAAGTTCAGCCCGGAACTCCAGCAGTCTTTCATCCGCTGCCAGCTGCGGGGGAGTCTAACCAGGTGACGCGATTAGACCTGGCTAACTGGTTGATGGATCGCCGCAATCCACTGACCGCCCGCGTGTGGACCAATCGCATGTGGGAATCGCTGTTTGGGCTGGGGCTGGTCCGCACCAGCGAAGAATTCGGCGCGCAGGGCGACTTGCCATCCCATCCGGAGCTGTTGGATTGGTTGGCCTGCGAGCTGATGGCGCTGAACTGGGATTTCAAGGCGATGCTCCGCATGATGGTAACCAGCCAGACATATTGCCAAACGTCGATGGTCTCGACGGAGTTGCTTGAGCGAGACCGAGACAATGTGTGGTTGGCCCGAGGCCCGCGCGTGCGGTTGTCGGCTGAAATGATTCGCGATTCAGTGCTGCTATCGTCCGGCTTGCTATCGCAGCGGATGTACGGACCACCCGTGCAGCCGCCGCAACCCGACATGGGATTGCGCGCTGCGTTCGGCAGTGCTACGGACTGGAGCGCCAGTACTGGTGAAGATCGTTACCGGCGAGGTCTGTACACCAAGTGGCGACGCTCCAGCCCCTATCCGTCGATGGCCACGTTCGACGCGCCTAGTCGCGAAGTCTGCGTGCTCCGTCGCGACAATACCAATACGCCTCTGCAAGCTCTGGTCACATTGAACGACCCCGCCTTTGTCGAAGCAGCTCAAGCACTCGCCCGGCGCGTGGTACTGGAGGAGGTTCCACACAGTCAGACGCAGGCGGGTACGCAGACGCTGGATGCTCAGCGGTTGATGGCTGCGTTTGAATACTGTACGGCTCGACAGCCAAGCGACGCAGAATTGCAAGTCTTGCTCGAGCTGCTGCATGAGGCTCGACAACATCTGCTGAGCAACGACACACAGGCCCTGGCCCTGGCGACCGATCCACTGGGACCGCTGCCTGAACAGGCTAGCCCTGTTGAGCTTGCAGCCTGGACATCCGTGTGCAACGTACTGATGAATTTAGACGAAGTCTTAATGAAGCGCTGA
- a CDS encoding class I SAM-dependent rRNA methyltransferase, with translation MGMVRSGRVVQIALRKPLERSVYQGHAWLFSDAIELPQAECGRVAHVLDRRGRTIAGGMYCSQHPIALRICTLEPPYRVDDAWLVSRMESAIALRQQLLNSSTTGYRLVAGEGDLLPGLIIDIYDRTAVIKLDGGAPEVFYQPQPIADWLRQRLELQAVLWRPRGRGTNGISLSGPMPAAPIEFLENGLSYSADVIRGQKTGFFLDQRDNRAVVRAWSLGREVLNLFSFNGGFSIAAGVGGAADVTSVDIAAPAIQSSQALWQLNGLAPQAHQGVVADCFEYLEQAAGQGRAWDLVICDPPSFAPSQQTRQSALAAYARLAQMAASVVRPEGLLALASCSSHVDQAAFTQACQEGLGRARRVGTLLSQLGLPADHPTPLAMPELRYLKFQLLRLS, from the coding sequence ATGGGAATGGTTCGATCGGGTCGGGTAGTACAGATCGCGCTGCGCAAGCCACTGGAGCGCAGCGTGTATCAAGGCCACGCCTGGCTGTTCAGCGACGCCATCGAATTGCCTCAGGCAGAGTGCGGCCGCGTGGCGCATGTGTTAGACCGACGTGGGCGAACGATCGCCGGTGGGATGTATTGCAGTCAGCATCCGATCGCGCTGCGCATTTGTACGCTCGAGCCACCCTATCGTGTTGACGACGCCTGGTTGGTATCGCGAATGGAGAGTGCCATTGCGCTGCGGCAACAGTTGCTTAATTCCAGCACAACCGGCTACCGTTTGGTTGCCGGCGAGGGCGACTTGCTTCCAGGCCTGATCATTGATATCTATGATCGCACGGCGGTGATTAAATTGGATGGGGGCGCACCCGAAGTGTTTTACCAACCGCAGCCCATTGCGGATTGGCTGAGGCAGCGATTAGAGCTTCAGGCTGTTTTATGGCGACCGCGTGGTCGAGGCACCAACGGCATTAGCTTGAGTGGTCCCATGCCAGCTGCGCCGATTGAATTCCTCGAAAACGGGCTCTCCTATTCCGCAGATGTCATTCGTGGTCAGAAGACCGGTTTTTTCTTGGACCAGCGCGACAATCGAGCTGTGGTGCGCGCCTGGTCGCTTGGCCGCGAGGTCTTGAACTTGTTCAGCTTCAATGGCGGCTTTTCCATTGCCGCTGGTGTCGGGGGTGCTGCTGACGTGACTTCGGTGGATATTGCGGCACCGGCGATCCAGTCATCGCAGGCGCTGTGGCAGCTCAACGGACTTGCTCCGCAGGCTCATCAAGGCGTGGTGGCCGACTGCTTCGAGTATCTCGAACAAGCTGCGGGGCAGGGCAGGGCCTGGGACTTGGTGATCTGCGATCCGCCATCGTTCGCTCCCAGTCAGCAAACTCGACAGTCGGCCTTGGCTGCCTACGCTCGACTGGCTCAGATGGCGGCCAGCGTCGTGCGGCCCGAAGGCTTGTTGGCGTTGGCGTCCTGCTCCAGCCATGTGGATCAAGCCGCTTTCACCCAGGCTTGCCAGGAAGGTCTGGGCCGTGCGCGTCGAGTTGGCACGTTACTCAGCCAACTCGGCTTGCCTGCAGATCATCCCACGCCGCTGGCAATGCCTGAACTGAGGTATCTCAAGTTTCAGCTCCTGCGGTTGTCGTAA
- the fliG gene encoding flagellar motor switch protein FliG: MEIDMSAIQQSEGVRKAAILLMSLEEDSAAQILAMLPRRFAEKVSIAIAQLDLVSTAEQENVINEFLNTRPSALNPSSGGINKAKTLVKKALGKDAGDMLNLLQQTLESMPFGFLHKADAQNILTFLIDEHPQTIALVLSHLPPPLAATVLCGFPTQRQLAIVERVAEMGQTSPEAIEEVEKGLSARMALFMTQAYQKAGGIPAVAEILNVSDRATERNIFDGLAKNKSELVEEIRRLMFVFEDLIKISDKDIQTVLKSIDSSQWALALKGASQPLQDKILGNMSQRAAEMLREEMSFVGKVRLAEVESMQQKIVDVVRSLEDSGQLQRPSGDGEEEFVT, encoded by the coding sequence ATGGAGATCGACATGTCGGCCATTCAGCAATCTGAAGGCGTTCGCAAAGCCGCGATCCTGCTCATGAGTCTGGAGGAGGATAGCGCCGCGCAGATTCTGGCGATGTTGCCACGCCGGTTCGCAGAGAAGGTCTCGATCGCCATCGCGCAACTTGACCTGGTCTCCACGGCTGAGCAAGAGAATGTCATCAATGAGTTCCTCAACACGCGCCCCAGCGCACTGAATCCAAGTTCGGGAGGTATCAACAAGGCCAAGACGCTAGTCAAAAAGGCGTTGGGAAAAGACGCCGGGGACATGTTGAACCTGCTGCAGCAGACCCTGGAGTCCATGCCCTTTGGATTCTTGCACAAGGCCGACGCACAGAACATCCTCACTTTTTTAATCGACGAGCATCCACAAACAATCGCCTTGGTACTCAGTCACTTGCCGCCGCCGTTGGCAGCCACCGTCTTGTGCGGATTTCCGACACAGCGACAATTGGCGATTGTCGAGCGTGTTGCCGAAATGGGGCAGACCAGTCCCGAAGCGATCGAAGAAGTCGAAAAGGGGCTGTCGGCCCGCATGGCTCTGTTTATGACTCAGGCCTACCAAAAGGCGGGCGGCATCCCGGCAGTGGCCGAAATCTTGAATGTTAGCGATCGCGCCACCGAACGCAACATCTTCGACGGCTTGGCCAAGAACAAGTCTGAGCTAGTAGAAGAAATTCGACGCTTGATGTTCGTCTTCGAAGACTTGATCAAGATTTCCGACAAAGATATTCAAACCGTGCTCAAGAGCATCGATAGCAGCCAATGGGCTTTGGCTCTCAAGGGGGCCAGCCAGCCGTTGCAGGATAAGATTCTCGGTAATATGTCGCAGCGAGCAGCCGAGATGCTCCGTGAAGAGATGAGCTTCGTCGGCAAAGTTCGCTTGGCCGAAGTGGAATCCATGCAGCAGAAGATCGTAGACGTTGTGCGCAGCTTGGAAGACTCTGGGCAATTGCAACGCCCCAGCGGCGATGGCGAAGAAGAATTCGTAACGTAG
- a CDS encoding 6-pyruvoyl tetrahydropterin synthase family protein, producing the protein MSSSPSSPAGGQYRVLLHKQQLVFSAAHFITFAGDVCECLHGHNYGVKAEVAGPLDENQYVIDFIAFRDNLAQIVKQLDHRVILATQHPLIVVHEGPTEVEVRFREKRWIFPREDCMLLPVANTTAELIAWWIAGQVRQRLQAAVATLDWLEVSVDENHGQWAACRIAW; encoded by the coding sequence ATGTCGTCCAGCCCGTCCAGTCCAGCTGGTGGCCAGTATCGCGTGCTTTTACACAAACAGCAACTGGTTTTTAGCGCAGCGCATTTCATCACCTTTGCGGGTGATGTCTGTGAGTGCCTGCATGGCCACAATTACGGCGTGAAAGCCGAAGTAGCTGGACCATTGGATGAGAATCAGTACGTCATCGACTTCATCGCCTTTCGCGACAACTTGGCCCAGATTGTTAAGCAGTTGGACCACCGAGTCATTCTGGCAACCCAGCATCCGCTGATTGTCGTCCATGAAGGGCCGACGGAGGTGGAAGTTCGCTTTCGCGAAAAGCGATGGATTTTTCCGCGCGAGGACTGCATGTTGCTCCCGGTCGCTAACACCACGGCGGAATTGATCGCTTGGTGGATTGCCGGTCAAGTTCGCCAGCGATTGCAAGCCGCCGTTGCGACTCTCGATTGGCTGGAAGTGTCGGTGGACGAGAATCACGGCCAGTGGGCTGCCTGCCGCATTGCTTGGTAA